One stretch of Comamonas testosteroni DNA includes these proteins:
- a CDS encoding M20 aminoacylase family protein: MVAPLNPVHAEIHPPVLPEVAAVAAEMLALRHDLHAHPELAYEEHRTGDIVAARLAEWGYEVHRGLGDTGVVGTLRCGDHLDGKRLGLRADMDALPIREATGLPYASRHDGKMHACGHDGHTATLLAAARVLAGHKNQLQGTLNLIFQPAEEGHGGAQKMVEQGLFELFPCDALYAFHNEPGYPAGQFGFRSGVMYSSSDTAIITIRGKGGHGAMPHVAVDPIVVASHLVLALQTIRSREIDPNDMAVVTIGAIHAGDAPNVIPETCELRVTIRARCPEVRQQLRERITAMAHAQAAVHRATAEVDYKWRYPPVMNDKNATDFAVGVAREFPGEQWLIPDLQPLQASDDFAIMLNQVPGNYFIVGNGMGEGGCMVHNAAYDFNDNLLPVTASFWVKLAESYLRRD; this comes from the coding sequence ATGGTCGCGCCTCTGAACCCGGTGCATGCCGAGATCCACCCGCCCGTGCTGCCCGAAGTGGCGGCCGTGGCGGCCGAGATGCTGGCCCTGCGCCATGATCTGCACGCCCATCCCGAGCTGGCCTACGAAGAGCACCGCACCGGCGATATCGTGGCCGCCAGGCTGGCCGAATGGGGCTACGAGGTCCATCGCGGCCTGGGCGACACCGGCGTGGTGGGGACGCTGCGCTGCGGCGATCACCTGGATGGCAAGCGCCTGGGCCTGCGCGCCGACATGGATGCACTGCCTATCCGTGAAGCCACGGGCCTGCCCTATGCCAGCCGTCACGACGGCAAGATGCATGCCTGCGGCCACGATGGTCACACAGCCACCTTGCTGGCCGCAGCCAGGGTGCTGGCCGGGCACAAGAACCAGCTCCAGGGCACGCTCAATCTGATCTTTCAGCCCGCCGAGGAAGGTCATGGCGGTGCGCAGAAGATGGTGGAGCAGGGCCTGTTCGAGCTGTTTCCCTGCGATGCGCTCTACGCGTTTCACAACGAACCCGGCTACCCGGCCGGGCAGTTCGGCTTCCGCTCGGGCGTGATGTATTCCAGCTCGGACACGGCCATCATCACCATCCGCGGCAAGGGCGGCCATGGCGCCATGCCCCACGTGGCCGTGGACCCCATCGTCGTGGCCTCGCATCTGGTGCTGGCGCTGCAGACCATTCGTTCGCGCGAGATCGACCCCAACGACATGGCCGTGGTCACCATCGGTGCCATCCATGCGGGCGATGCGCCCAATGTGATTCCGGAAACCTGCGAGCTGCGCGTGACCATTCGTGCGCGTTGCCCCGAGGTGCGCCAGCAGCTGCGCGAGCGCATCACGGCCATGGCACATGCCCAGGCCGCCGTGCACCGCGCCACGGCCGAGGTGGACTACAAATGGCGCTATCCGCCCGTCATGAACGACAAGAACGCGACCGATTTCGCAGTCGGTGTGGCACGCGAATTTCCGGGTGAGCAATGGCTGATTCCCGATCTGCAGCCGCTGCAGGCCAGCGACGACTTCGCCATCATGCTCAACCAGGTTCCCGGCAACTATTTCATCGTCGGCAACGGCATGGGCGAGGGCGGCTGCATGGTGCACAACGCTGCCTATGACTTCAACGACAACCTGCTGCCCGTCACGGCCTCGTTCTGGGTCAAGCTGGCCGAGAGCTATCTGCGCCGCGACTGA
- a CDS encoding Bug family tripartite tricarboxylate transporter substrate binding protein has translation MSIPRRSLVATAALMAAAGFSAPVLAAADAWPATKPITLIVPFSAGGNVDTTARLIGQKLGERLHQSIVVDNVPGAGGVLGVSKAVKAPADGYTLLMGFDGPISIAQLVNSAVKYDAEKDLTPVGLTTIAPVVAVARPGLPAHNLNELIALARSKPGSLTYATSGVGTMLHLAMEMLQERAKIKLVHVPYRGGAQITSDVMGGQVDVGMLTTVSAVPMIQQKKLEGLGVTSARRIDAIHAVPTFGETAELKGFDLNTWTGLFVPAKTPQAVVTRLATELDAVLKMPDVRKRLEDGGATPGSGTQASFVQFLKKEKAGYAQIVKSANIQAE, from the coding sequence ATGTCCATACCACGCCGCTCTCTTGTCGCGACCGCCGCCCTGATGGCTGCGGCCGGTTTTTCCGCTCCCGTTCTTGCCGCCGCCGATGCCTGGCCTGCCACCAAGCCCATCACGCTGATCGTGCCGTTCAGCGCCGGTGGCAATGTGGACACCACGGCACGCCTGATCGGCCAGAAGCTGGGCGAGCGCCTGCACCAGTCCATCGTGGTGGACAACGTGCCTGGCGCCGGCGGTGTGCTCGGGGTGAGCAAGGCCGTCAAGGCGCCGGCCGACGGCTACACCTTGCTCATGGGCTTTGACGGCCCCATCAGCATTGCCCAGCTGGTGAATTCCGCCGTCAAGTACGACGCCGAAAAGGATCTGACCCCCGTGGGGCTGACCACCATCGCCCCGGTGGTCGCCGTGGCCCGTCCCGGCCTGCCGGCGCACAATCTGAACGAGCTGATTGCACTGGCGCGTTCCAAGCCCGGATCGCTGACCTACGCCACTTCGGGCGTGGGCACCATGCTGCATCTGGCCATGGAAATGCTGCAGGAGCGCGCCAAGATCAAGCTGGTGCATGTGCCCTACCGCGGCGGCGCCCAGATCACCAGCGACGTGATGGGCGGCCAGGTCGATGTGGGCATGCTCACCACTGTGAGTGCCGTGCCCATGATCCAGCAGAAAAAGCTCGAAGGTCTGGGTGTGACATCGGCCAGGCGCATCGATGCCATCCACGCTGTGCCCACCTTTGGCGAGACGGCCGAACTCAAGGGCTTTGACCTCAACACCTGGACGGGGCTGTTCGTGCCCGCCAAGACGCCTCAGGCCGTGGTCACGCGCCTGGCCACCGAGCTCGATGCCGTGCTCAAGATGCCCGATGTGCGCAAGCGCCTGGAAGACGGTGGCGCCACGCCCGGCTCCGGCACCCAGGCCAGCTTCGTCCAGTTCCTGAAGAAGGAAAAAGCCGGCTATGCCCAGATCGTGAAGTCGGCCAACATCCAGGCGGAATAA
- a CDS encoding LysR family transcriptional regulator has product MTHATEALELLTLKSLRTLAAAIQGGSLTRAAVERGLAQSAVSRQIAELERALGGALFYRTGRGVKPTALAEQMLPRVSALLSEAEALVRLGKELNGVPSGLVTLGLVPGVAGFMAAALYGEVAQRFPEIRLRVIEGYSGDMEVALSQGRIDMAILNRYRARGSNSYRKLADAQICVVGRQRVLQRMLAPADTALPVSLALQTLERLPLVLPVPPNAIRNLLDEQTGRQGLHLNVILEGSSSVILKSMLARHDCATLLPRHAVSEELACGSLAAIALAERVFRQHVVLATSSQRPFTLAGKAVAALVAETAGALMARQAML; this is encoded by the coding sequence ATGACCCACGCCACCGAAGCCCTGGAGTTGCTGACACTGAAGTCGCTGAGGACGCTGGCCGCTGCGATCCAGGGCGGCAGCCTGACACGCGCGGCCGTCGAGCGTGGACTGGCGCAGTCGGCCGTGAGCCGGCAGATCGCCGAACTGGAGCGCGCACTGGGCGGCGCGCTTTTCTATCGCACCGGACGCGGCGTCAAGCCCACGGCACTGGCCGAGCAGATGCTGCCGCGCGTTTCGGCTTTGCTGTCCGAGGCCGAGGCGCTGGTGCGCCTGGGCAAGGAGCTGAACGGTGTGCCCAGCGGCCTGGTTACGCTGGGCCTGGTGCCGGGTGTGGCCGGCTTCATGGCCGCGGCACTGTATGGCGAGGTGGCGCAGCGCTTTCCCGAGATCCGGCTGCGCGTCATAGAGGGCTATAGCGGAGACATGGAGGTGGCGCTGAGCCAGGGCCGCATCGACATGGCGATCCTGAACCGCTACCGGGCCAGAGGCAGCAACAGCTACCGCAAGCTGGCCGATGCGCAGATCTGCGTGGTGGGCCGCCAGCGTGTGCTGCAGCGCATGCTGGCGCCGGCGGATACGGCCCTGCCGGTCAGCTTGGCCCTGCAGACGCTCGAGCGCCTGCCGCTGGTGCTGCCGGTGCCTCCCAACGCCATCCGCAACCTGCTCGATGAGCAGACAGGCCGGCAGGGGCTGCACCTGAACGTGATCCTGGAGGGGAGCTCATCGGTGATCCTCAAGAGCATGCTGGCTCGGCACGACTGCGCCACGCTGCTGCCGCGCCATGCCGTCAGCGAGGAGCTGGCCTGTGGCAGCCTCGCAGCCATTGCGCTGGCGGAGCGGGTGTTTCGTCAGCATGTGGTGCTGGCTACCAGCAGTCAGCGTCCTTTCACTCTGGCAGGCAAGGCGGTGGCGGCCCTGGTAGCCGAGACCGCCGGTGCCTTGATGGCCCGACAGGCAATGCTTTGA